One window from the genome of Phycisphaerae bacterium encodes:
- a CDS encoding type IV toxin-antitoxin system AbiEi family antitoxin, translated as MPQMTVESWVDSIQAGGRYTFLRSEAISGSGLSAEAVKKALQRLARRQRVVKVKNYFYVVVPLEYLHAGAPPPSWFINDLMKAMDRPYYVGLLSAAGIHGASHQQPQEFQVLTDRPTRPLEVGRARIRLFVSKHCTKAPVQDVKTPTGSMRVSTPEATAVDLVRFARVAGHLDNVATVLAELVPLLEPKRLLRAVRASADVPNAQRLGYLLEKVRGRQQAKSLREWLVRQSPRVVPLRPGRTEAGVTEDRRWNVSVAEPIEIET; from the coding sequence ATGCCTCAGATGACCGTGGAAAGCTGGGTCGATTCGATACAGGCGGGTGGAAGGTACACCTTCCTCCGTAGCGAGGCGATCAGCGGCAGCGGCCTTTCGGCCGAGGCGGTCAAGAAGGCGCTGCAGCGACTGGCCCGGCGGCAGCGCGTGGTCAAAGTCAAAAACTACTTCTACGTCGTCGTGCCGCTTGAGTATCTCCATGCCGGCGCACCACCCCCGTCCTGGTTCATCAACGATCTGATGAAAGCGATGGACCGGCCGTACTACGTCGGTCTGCTCAGCGCTGCAGGTATTCATGGGGCGTCGCATCAGCAACCCCAGGAGTTTCAGGTGCTCACGGACCGGCCAACCAGGCCGTTGGAGGTCGGTCGGGCGAGAATTCGGCTCTTCGTCAGCAAACACTGCACCAAGGCACCGGTACAAGATGTAAAGACGCCGACCGGTTCGATGCGCGTGTCTACTCCGGAGGCGACCGCCGTTGATCTGGTGCGCTTCGCACGAGTGGCGGGCCACCTTGACAACGTCGCGACCGTTCTTGCGGAGCTGGTTCCGCTGTTGGAGCCGAAGCGGTTACTGAGAGCGGTGCGCGCCAGCGCGGACGTGCCCAATGCGCAGCGGCTAGGTTACTTGCTCGAAAAGGTCCGTGGCCGGCAACAGGCGAAATCGCTTCGCGAGTGGCTTGTCCGTCAATCACCTCGTGTCGTGCCGCTTCGCCCGGGGCGGACGGAAGCGGGCGTCACCGAGGACCGGCGTTGGAATGTGTCCGTCGCAGAGCCGATCGAGATTGAGACTTGA